The Amblyomma americanum isolate KBUSLIRL-KWMA chromosome 5, ASM5285725v1, whole genome shotgun sequence genome window below encodes:
- the LOC144132658 gene encoding uncharacterized protein LOC144132658 yields the protein MYNLKMGGVDLADRMISYYRMKARVNKWAIRTIFHLFDLALSNSWAQYSEDMRTQKKPQKEIMKFLEFRLSVAECLVVEGCKHDGTDSDSDGEWAPPAKRPNHSTDATKDDSSGHFPRIIQEKIQEWLTSKKITYAERMIKKQLLELVASVKSRFLSYIVDNAAVSTGCIVLRLPPYHCEFNPIELVWAKVKNGIAADNRDFKLSTVDAILREKIKHAAAEDWAKSIQHVMDLEAKFRLDTSGSEHIQPIIIQLGEDDTEESDSDCELSGIEPLDEA from the coding sequence ATGTATAACCTCAAAATGGGCGGAGTTGACTTAGCCGATCGAATGATTAGCTACTACAGAATGAAGGCCCGGGTCAACAAATGGGCCATTAGAACCATATTTCATTTGTTTGACCTTGCACTGAGCAACTCATGGGCCCAGTACAGTGAGGACATGCGTACACAGAAAAAACCGCAAAAAGAAATCATGAAATTCTTGGAGTTTCGGCTTTCAGTAGCTGAATGTCTTGTCGTTGAAGGCTGCAAACACGACGGCACTGACAGCGACAGTGATGGCGAGTGGGCTCCTCCAGCTAAGCGTCCCAATCATTCAACAGATGCCACCAAAGATGACAGCAGTGGTCACTTTCCCAGAATCATACaagagaagatacaggagtggctcacaagcaagaagatcacctacgctgaaaggatgataaagaagcagctgcttgagctggtggcatctgtaaagtcacgctttctgagctacatcgtagacaatgcagctgtaagcaccggttgcattgtactcaggctcccgccgtaccactgcgaatttaatcccattgagcttgtttgggccaaggtcaaaaatggcatcgctgcggacaacagagacttcaagctgtccacggtcgacgccatcttgagggagaaaatcaagcacgcagcggcggaagactgggcgaagagcattcagcacgtgatggacttggaggcaaagttcagacttgacacatctgggagtgagcacattcaacccatcatcatccagctgggtgaagatgacactgaagaaagcgactccgactgcgagctgtctggcattgagccactcgacgaagcataa